The segment GCTCGAGGACGTCGCCGATGAACACCTCGGCACGCTCCCGCTCGCCATGGACCGGCGGCTCGGGCTCGCCTCCGCGCTGCTGGGCGACCCCGCCACGCTCCTTCTCGACGAGCCCGCGAAAGGGCTCTCGCCCCGCGACCAGGCATGGCTGTACGGCGCGCTGCGCGGTCACGCCGAACGCGGCGGGGCGGTGCTGTGCACCGTCGCCGATCCCAAGGAGGCCGCCCGGGTCGCGGACCGGGTCGTCACCCTCGACGCGGGGCGGCTCGTCGCCGATCAGGACGGAGCCGAGTTCGCCCGCACCCGGCTGCGCCCGCGCGTCTCCGTCCGTACCCCGCACACGGCACGCCTCGCCGACGTCGTCCACCGCGAGGCGCGCGCCGCCCGCCGCTCCGTCGAAGTCGTCACGGAGCGCGGCGGGCTGCTGTCCGTCTACGGGAGCACCTGCGCCGAGGTCGGCGAGACCGCCTTCCGGCACGGTGTCCTCGTCCACCGCCTCGCCGACGAGACCGGCGACAACCCGCCCGCTCCCGCCGAGGCGCGGCCCGAGCCCGGTTCCACCACCGCGCCCCCGGAACCCACCCGGGTCTTCCGGCTCCGCCGCGGCGCCACCGAGGGACTCCCCGGCACGCTGCCCGTGCCCCGGCCGGTGACCAGCCCCGCCCGCCCCCTGCGGTACGAACTCCATCGCCTCCTGGGAGTGCGCACGGCCTGGTGGATCGCCGCCGCCGCAGTACTGGTCTCGGTGGCCCTCGGGCTGCTGCTCGCCCGGTCCCGCGACACCCCGGTCCAGGTCGCGGTCGCCGCCTGGCCGGGCTTCCTCCCGCTGCCCCCCGCGGCCGTCGCGGCCGGGCTGGTCGGCGCCCTCTCCTTCGGCGACGAGTTCCGCTATCCGGCGCTCGCGGCCGCGCGCGGCACCGTACCGCGCCGCTTGGGACTGCTGCTCGCCAAGCTCGCGGTGACCGCGGCCTATGCGCTGCTGCTCGCCCTGCTCGTCGCCGTCGCGGGATTCCAGACGCTCGGACTGGTGTACGGCTTCCATGCGACCGAGCTGCCGGGGAACTGGCCGGCGCTCGTCGCGGGCTGGGGCGGCCTCGCGGTCGGTTGTGCCTGGGCCGGGCTGCTCGCCGCCGGGACGTTCCGGTCGACGGCCGCCGGGGCCGCCGCCGTACTGGCCGTCCCGGTCCTTGTCACCCCTCTCGTTCAGAAGGCCCTGGTCGCCTCCTCGGTGCGGTCCGTCGCCGGTCTTCCGGGCCGGCTCCGCGAACTGACCTGGGTGCGGCTGCCGCATCAGGCGGACGTATGGCTGGTGGCGGGCGCCCGGCTGCTCACCCGGCCCGTCGGTGTGGCCCTCGCACTGTCGCTGGCCGGACTCGTCTGCGCGTATGCCGCCCTCGGGCTCCGCCGCCGGGCACGGTGGTGACGGCCGGCCCCGCGCGCCGTACGCGCATTGCCGTGATGATCCGCTGATCGGATCGACGACACTCGGAGAAATATCCACTTCTATCCGATAAGTCGTCAATTGTGGGGGGAGCGCCGATCACCCTTTCGTGTGCTTTTCACCAAAGACCTCAAGGCCCGCGAAAGCCACGCCGACAAAGGATGCGTGAGTACCCTTGCGCAGACCATGATGACCGCCCGCCCCGCCGACTCCGGCCTCGCCGGTCCGGGCGAACTCGACCGATACTCCTACCCGGAGCCCCACGCCGCCGAGCGCGTGGCGCCTCCCTCGTGGGACGGCCCGGACACCGAGCTGGGCCGGGCCGGGCGCCGTGCGGCAGGCAGCCGGGGCCGTGGACTGCACGGCCAACTCGTTCAGCAGCTCGGTCAGATGATCGTCTCCGGTGATCTGGGTGCCGATCGCCCGCTCGTCCCGGAGGAGATCGGCCAGCGTTTCGAGGTCTCCCGGACCGTCGTACGCGAGTCGCTGCGCGTTCTGGAGGCCAAGGGGCTGGTCAGCGCCCGGCCCAATGTCGGCACCCGGGTCCGGCCGGTCAGCGACTGGAATCTGCTCGACCCCGACATCATCGAATGGCGTGCCTTCGGCCCTCAGCGCGACGACCAGCGCCGGGAGCTGTGCGAGCTGCGGTGGACCATCGAGCCCCTCGCCGCGCGCCTGGCCGCGGGGCACGGGCGCGAGGACGTCCAGCAGCGGCTCGGCGACATGGTGGAGATCATGGGGCACGCCCTCGCCCAGGGCGACGGGATCACCTTCTCCCGGGCCGACGCCGAGTTCCACACCCTGCTCATCCAGCTTGCCGGGAACCGCATGCTGGAGCACCTCTCCGGGATCGTCTCCTCGGCACTCCAGGTGTCCGGTGGCCCTGTCACCGGCTGTGACCGGCCCAATGAGGTCTCCCTCACCCATCACGCGCGGATCGTCGACGCCCTTGCCGCGGGCGACGCGGTAGCCGCCGAATCGGCGATGCGGCAACTGCTCACCGTCCATCCGGAGGTGGAGCGCGTGGTGCCCGCGCCGCGTGAGCACTGAGCGCCCGGTCGCGGGGCCGGGCGCACGGAGGCGTATGTACGCCGTGCCCGGATGTGCACGTGCCGCCGGATTCCACGGGGATCCGGCGGCACGTTTGCGCGTAGAACATCCGATCTATCCGATTCATCCTTCTTGGGGTGTGACTCGGGCCACGTGGATTGGGCGTAACGCTCCTCGAAGCCGTGCGATGACCTAAGAGGTGACAGCCGAGGAGGGAATACGGCAGCCGTTGACGGCGCTGTTCTGTTCCGAGGTGTGTTCCGCCCGCGCCACCGGCACATCCGCAGCCCGGTGGTCGTCGGCTCCGGCCCGATCATGGGCTGAGCCGGAAGCCGTTTCCATCGTTCCGAGAGGTTGTTCGTGTCGGCCAGCACATCCCGTACGCTCCCGCCGGAGATCGCCGAGTCCGAGTCTGTGATGGCGCTCATCGAGCGGGGAAAGGCTGATGGGCAGATCGCCGGCGATGACGTGCGGCGGGCCTTCGAGGCTGACCAGATTCCGCCAACCCAGTGGAAGAATGTTCTGCGCAGCCTCAACCAGATCCTCGAGGAAGAGGGTGTGACGCTGATGGTCAGTGCCGCGGAGTCGCCCAAGCGCTCCCGCAAGAGCGTCGCCGCGAAGAGCCCGGCAAAGCGCACCGCCACCAGGACCGTCGCCGCCAAGACCGTCACGACGAAGACCGTCGCGGCCACCGCGGCCTCGGCCGAGACCGTGGACGCGCAGAGCGGCGACGAGTCCGCGACGGCGCCTGCCAAGAAGGCGGCGGCGAAGAAGACCACCGCCAAGAAGACGGTGGCGAAGAAGACCGCCGCGAAGAAGACCGTGGCCAAGAAGACCGCGGCCAAGAAGGACACCGACGAGCCGGTCGACGGCGAGGAACTGCTCGACGACGTCCAGCCCGGCGGCAAGGACGACGAAGAGACCGAGGGCGAGAGCAAGGGCTTCGTCCTGTCGGACGAGGACGAGGACGACGCGCCCGCACAGCAGGTCGCGGTCGCCGGTGCCACCGCCGACCCGGTCAAGGACTATCTGAAGCAGATCGGCAAGGTCCCCCTTCTCAACGCCGAGCAGGAGGTGGAGCTGGCCAAGCGCATCGAGGCCGGTCTCTTCGCCGAGGACAAGCTCGCGAACTCCGACAAGCTGGCGCCCAAGCTCAAGCGCGAGCTGGAGATCATCGCCGAGGACGGCCGCCGCGCCAAGAACCACCTCCTGGAGGCCAACCTCCGGCTGGTGGTCTCGCTCGCCAAGCGCTACACGGGCCGCGGCATGCTCTTCCTGGACCTGATCCAGGAGGGCAACCTGGGCCTGATCCGCGCCGTGGAGAAGTTCGACTACACCAAGGGCTACAAGTTCTCCACGTACGCCACCTGGTGGATCCGGCAGGCGATCACCCGCGCCATGGCCGACCAGGCGCGCACGATCCGTATCCCGGTGCACATGGTCGAGGTCATCAACAAGCTCGCCCGTGTGCAGCGCCAGATGCTCCAGGACCTGGGCCGCGAGCCCACCCCGGAGGAGCTGGCCAAGGAACTCGACATGACCCCCGAGAAGGTCATCGAGGTGCAGAAGTACGGCCGCGAGCCGATCTCTCTGCACACCCCGCTGGGCGAGGACGGCGACAGCGAGTTCGGCGATCTGATCGAGGACTCCGAGGCCGTCGTGCCGGCGGACGCGGTCAGCTTCACGCTTCTCCAGGAGCAGCTGCACTCCGTGCTCGACACGCTCTCCGAGCGTGAGGCCGGCGTGGTCTCGATGCGCTTCGGACTCACCGACGGTCAGCCGAAGACGCTGGACGAGATCGGCAAGGTCTACGGGGTCACCCGGGAGCGGATCCGGCAGATCGAGTCCAAGACGATGTCGAAGCTGCGTCACCCGTCGCGCTCGCAGGTGCTGCGCGACTACCTCGACTAAACCGAGACCGGCCGGTACGGCTCGGCGGTGTCAGCAGGGCCCGTCCCCCCTTCGGGGGCCGGGCCCTTCGCCGTACCCCCGTGGACGGAATGTTCGCCTCCACCGTCAGGGGTGCGGCATATGCCGGTCGAACGAACGTCTGTGCGTCAGCACTGCGTGATGCGAGGGTGCGCCGGACGGCTCGCTGACTGACGCTGAGTGGACGCTACTCACGCAGAGTCAGGAGACCGTATGCGCCCTCTTTTTGTCCGAGCCCTGACCGGAACGCTCGCCCTCGCCGCCACCGGGGGCGTGGCGCCCCTGGCCGATCCGGTCCCGGCGGCGGCCGACAGTGTCGTCGTGGGCGGCTTTCCGGTGCGGGTGTCGGATACGCCCTGGGTTGTCGCGCTCGCCAGCCGTGACCGGTTCGGGGGAACGCGTGCGGGTCAGTTCTGCGGGGGTGTGGTGATCGCCCCGACCAAGGTCATGACCGCGGCGCACTGTCTGAGCCGGACGGTGCTCGGCGGCGAGGTGAGTCAGGTGCGGGACCTGCGGGTAATCGCCGGGCGTACGGAGCTGACCGCGTCCGACGGGAGGGAGATCGCGGTCAGCGGGAGCTGGGTGTCGCCCGCTTACAACCCCCGGACCAACAGCTCGGACCTGGCCCTACTGACCCTGGCGGACGCCTTGCCGGAGTCCCAGGTGATTCCGGTCGCGCCCGAAGGGGATCAGGCGTATGTCCCGGGGACGGCGGCGACGGTCTTCGGCTGGGGCGATACCGAGGGCAACGGCAGCTATGCCACCGCGCTGCGCGCGGCCGAGGTCACGATTCTGGCCGACCGCAACTGCCAGACGGCCTATCCAGGGGGGCTGAGCGGGCGCTACGACGCCTCGACGATGCTCTGTGCCGGAGACCCCCGGGGAGGCCATGACGCCTGCCAGGGGGACAGCGGAGGGCCGCTGGTGGCCCACGGGAAGCTGATCGGGCTGGTGTCGTGGGGGAGCGGCTGCGGGAAGGCGGACAGCCCGGGGGTCTATACGCGGGTGTCGGCCGTACGCCTGCCGTAGGCGCGGTCCGCCGGCCCGGCCGGGGGAGAGGTCCCGCAGACGGGACGGACGCCGAATCCGCCGGAAGGGCGGACTGTCGACGAGAGCGGGCGGTCACCCCTGCTGATCAGGGGTGGCCGCCCGTCGGCCGGTCCTGGACCGGCCTTGGCTCGTCGTGGATGCGAGGTGTCAGTGATCCTCTTGCCCGGCACCGGCCGGCACGGCCGTCAGTCGGTCGGTCTCATCCTGTATTTCCGCGGCGATCTTCTTGAGTTCCGGCTCGAACTTGCGTCCGTGGTGGGCGCAGAAGAGCAGTTCACCGCCGCTGGTCAGTACGACGCGCAGGTACGCCTGGGCGCCGCAGCGGTCGCAGCGGTCAGCGGCCGTCAGCGGGCTCGCGGGTGTCAGAACAGTAGTCACGTCGCCTCTTCTCTAGCTCGACGAGCTGTCGTACCAGGGTCAACATCCAACCAGCCCGAAAACGTTCCCGCTCGGGGCTTTTCCTCGAAAGTTCCTCCCGAGGCGGCTGTCTGTTACCAGGTGGCGGCGAATGAGCCGTATTGCTGTGCTCTACGGGTTTCGCGTTGCTTGTCTAGGTCCGGCCCTCCCGGCTGGGTTGCCGGTGTTCATGAGGACGTGCCCGGAGCCTAAATGGTTCATGCCTGGAAGGGAACGTGATGTTCACGTCACCCCATCGGACTATCGAACATTCGTGCGATAATGGGCGGGGGCGGGAAAACCCGAGGGTGGCGTTACATCGGCTCTATCAGGGCTCGGTACCCTCTGACCGGCGACCGACGCCGGGCCCTTACCCCACTGGGCCACATTTGAAATTCAGCGAGGAGCGAACCGCGTGACCGCCGAAACGTCCGGGCCGTCCACAGCTTTGCTGACAGCGGAGCGTGACGGCTCCAACTACACAGCGCGGCATCTCCTCGTTCTCGAGGGTCTCGAAGCGGTCCGCAAGCGCCCCGGCATGTACATCGGGTCGACCGACAGTCGCGGCCTCATGCACTGCCTCTGGGAGATTATCGACAACTCGGTCGACGAGGCCCTCGGTGGCTACTGTGACCATATCGAGGTCATCCTCCACGACGACGGCTCGGTCGAGGTCCGGGACAACGGCCGGGGCATCCCGGTCGACGTCGAGCCCAAGACGGGGCTGTCCGGGGTCGAGGTCGTCATGACCAAGCTGCATGCGGGCGGCAAGTTCGGCGGTGGTTCGTACGCGGCGTCCGGCGGTCTGCACGGTGTCGGTGCCTCCGTGGTCAACGCGCTGTCGGCGCGGCTCGACGTCGAGGTCGACCGCAACAGCGCCACGCACTCCATCAGCTTCCGCCGCGGTGTGCCCGGCATCTTCACGGAGCAGGGCCCCGAGGCGCCCTTCGACCCGGGGAACGGGCTGCGCAAGGGCAAGCGCGTCCCCAGGACCCGGACCGGCACCCGGGTGCGGTACTGGGCCGACCGGCAGATTTTCCTCAAGGAAGCGAAGCTGACGCTGGACACCCTGTACCAGCGCGCCCGCCAGACCGCCTTCCTGGTGCCCGGGCTGACGATCGTCGTCCGCGACGAGCGGGACCTGGAGGGCGAGGGCAAGAGTCAGGAGATCTTCCGCTTCGACGGAGGCATCAGCGAGTTCTGCGAGTACCTCGCGCAGGACAAGGCCGTTTGCGACGTACTGCGGCTGACCGGGCAGGGCACGTTCAAGGAGACCGTGCCCGTGCTCGACGACCGCGGACACATGACTCCCACCGAGGTCACCCGGGAACTCGGCGTCGATATCGCCCTGCGCTGGGGCACGGGCTACGACAGCACCGTCCGGTCCTTCGTGAACATCATCGCCACGCCCAAGGGCGGTACGCACGTCACGGGCTTCGAACGCTCCGTGACCAAGACGGTGAACGAGGTGCTCCGCTCCGCCAAGCTGTTGCGGGTCGCCGAGGACGACGTCGTCAAGGACGACGCTCTCGAGGGACTCACCGCGGTCGTCACGGTCCGCTTGGCCGAGCCTCAGTTCGAGGGGCAGACCAAGGAGGTCCTGGGGACGTCGGCGGCCAACCGGATCGTCGCCAATGTGGTGGCCAAGGAACTGAAGGCCTTCCTGACCTCTACCAAGCGCGATGCGAAGGCGCAGGCCAGGGCTGTTCTGGAGAAGGCCGTGGCCGCGGCCCGGACCCGGATCGCGGCACGTCAGCACAAGGACGCTCAGCGCCGGAAGACGGCGCTGGAGACCTCGTCGCTGCCCGCGAAGCTCGCCGACTGCCGCAGCGACGACGTGGAGCGCAGCGAACTCTTCATCGTCGAGGGCGACTCCGCGCTCGGTACGGCCAAACTCGCGCGGAACAGTGAGTTCCAGGCCCTGCTGCCGATCCGGGGCAAGATCCTCAACGTGCAGAAGTCGTCCGTCTCCGACATGCTGAAGAACGCCGAGTGCGGTGCGATCATCCAGGTCATAGGAGCCGGGTCGGGACGGACCTTCGACATCGACGCCGCCCGGTACGGCAAGATCGTGCTGCTGGTGGACGCCGATGTCGACGGCGCCCATATCCGGTGTCTGCTGCTCACGCTCTTCCAGCGCTACATGCGGCCGATGGTGGAGGCGGGGCGGGTCTTCGCCGCGGTGCCGCCGCTGCACCGGATCGAGCTCGTCCAGCCCAAGAAGGGCCAGGACAAGTACGTCTACACCTACTCGGACAACGAGCTGCGCCAGACCCTGCTGGAGTACCAGCGCAAGAACATCCGCTACAAGGACTCGATCCAGCGCTACAAGGGTCTCGGTGAGATGGACGCCGACCAGTTGGCCGAGACCACGATGGATCCGCGCCACCGCACGCTGCGCCGGATCAACATCGGTGACCTCGACGCGGCCGAGCAGGTCTTCGACCTGCTGATGGGCAACGAGGTCGCGCCGCGCAAGGAGTTCATCACCAGCTCAGCGGCCACGCTGGACCGTTCGCGCATCGACGCCTGAGCGGTGTACCAACCCGGGGGTGGAGTCCAGGACTCCACCCCCGAGCCGATTCCGGGCCCCGCTCCCGCTTCGTAGCATCGAAGCCACGGAGAAAAAGGGGGACGCCGTGCCGAACGGAGATGTGAAGAGGTGGCCGGGGCAGGAGGCACTGTCCAGGGTGGGGGTGCCGCGCTCGCTGCTCGTGCTCGACACGGTTCTGATGGGGTCCCTCGCGACCTGGGCGGTGTCCGACGCCTATGTCTCAGGGCACTTCGACGGTCTGCGAGTTGCCCTTCCCGCGGTTCTTCTGGCGCTCGGCGCTTTTCTCGTCTGTGCCTTCCAGGCCACGACCCGGCGGCGGCAGCTTCCGCTGTCCGTCGGGGTGCTCGTGGCACTGGCCGCGGTGGGATGGGCGGCGCTGACGGCGGGGGCGGTGGTGATGGCCGCGGTGCTGTTGATAGCCGGCGCCGCGATGGCGGTGGAGCGGCTGCCGCTCTGGGCCGGGCTGTTGTGCGCGGTGCCGCTCGCGAACATCTTCGCGATACGGATCCCGGAAGCGGACGGTGTGGGCATCGCCATCATCATGGCGGGCATCCTGCTCGGTGGGTACGCCTTCCGCCTGGACGCGCAGGCGCGGGGAGCCGGCTTCCGGCTGTTGGCGCAGGAGCGGGCGGCGCGTGAGGCCGAGGCGATATCGGCGGCGCTCGCCGAACGGGCCCGCATAGCCCGGGAGATACACGATGTGCTGGCGCACAGCCTCTCCGCCCAGTTGGTTCATCTGGAGGCGGCGCGCATCCGGATCGAGCGGGGTCCCGAGGGCGCCTTCCGCGACGAGCTGCTCGAACGGGTGACGGCGGCTCGGGGCATGGCGCGCAGCGGGCTGGCCGAGACCCGGCAGGCGCTTTCCGCGCTGCGGGGAGAGCTGACCCCGGTGGAGGAGTTCCTGAGGGAGATCGCCGCGGAGGAGGGCGCGGACAGTGTGGTCACGGGGGAGCGGCTGTCGATGTCCCCGGAAGTGTCGCAGGCGGTACGGCGGGTGGCGCAGGAGGCGCTCACCAATGCCCGCAAGCACGCCCCCGGCGGTCGGGTGCGGTTGCTTTTCTCCTACGAGAGGAGCGGAGTGAAGCTCGAGGTGAGGGACTCGGGGCCCACTGTCCACAGGGGGGAGCTGAGCGAGTCCGGATCCGGCTACGGTCTTCTCGGGATGCGGGAACGGGCGGAACTGCTCGGCGGCACCCTGGAAACGGGACCGGAGGGGGCGGGATTCTTGGTGCGGTTGCGAGTGCCGGTATGAGCCGGACGGGGGACGGAGGTGTCGGGGAAGAGACCGATGCGGTGCGGGTGGTGGTCGCCGATGACCAGGCGGTCGTGCGCGAAGGGATCGTGATGCTGCTGGGGCTGCTTCCGGGGATCGAGGTTGTCGGAGCGGCGCGGGACGGTGAGGAAGCGGTCGCGCTGGTGGCGGAGCTCGCCCCCGATGCCGTGCTGATGGACTTGCGGATGCCCCGCTGCGACGGGGTGTCGGCGACGCGCCGGATCCGTGAACAGTATCCGGGGACCCAGGTGGTGGTGCTGACGACCTACGCCGACGACGATTCGCTCTTTCCCGCGCTGCGGGCCGGGGCTCGGGGGTATCTGACCAAGGACGCGGGGGGTGACGAGATCGTCCGGGCGGTCCGGGACGTGGTGGCCGGGAGGGCGGGGCTCTCGCCCGAGGTTCAGCAGCGATTACTGGAGCGGGTGACCGAGACGCCCGAGCCACCGGTGCCGAAGCTGCCGGACGGGCTCACCGGCCGGGAGGGCGAGGTGCTGACCCTGATCGCGGACGGGCTGAGCAATACCGAGATCGCCCGCCGGCTGCATATCTCCGCGGCCACGGTGAAGACACATATCAACAATCTGTTCGCCAAGGCGGGGCTGCACGACCGGGCACAGGCGGTGCGGTATGCCTATCGGACGGGGCTGGTGCGGCCGCCGAGAGCGGACGCCCTGTAGAGCGGGCCGGCGGGAATCGGTGGTCCGTCAGTTGAAGGGAGCGGGGGGAGTCCGCAGCCTGCCGCTGAGTACGGGGAGAGGCCGCGGCGGGGCCCCGGGCGGTTGCGTCGGCTGTTGGCCGGGGTCGGCCGATTCCGTCGGCCGTCAGGGCGCCGGCCGAGAGGAGGGGGCGCGGCGCGGGCGGTGCGCCGGGCCGCCCGGCCGCCGGTGCGGCGGGCGCCGCGCACCACCGGGCCCGGGGCCTCGGGTCGGCTCGGGCGATGGCGCGGTCAGGTGCTCGGGGCCCATTCGTAGAGGTGTTCCGGGCGGCCGGTCTCGCCGTACTTCAGGCTCAGTCTGACGCGGCCGGTGCGCTCCAGCAGCTTGAGATAGCGCTGTGCGGTCTGGCGGCTGATGCCCGCCCGGTCGGCGATGTCCTGGGTGGACAGCGGCCCGTCGGCGGAGAGCAGCACCTTCCGGACCACCTCGGCCGTGGTGCGGGAGTGTCCCTTGGGCAGGTCGGGGGCGATCGCACCGGCCGACAGTGCGCCGAAGATCCGGTCCACCTCGGCCTGTTCCGCCTCACCGCCCCGGCGCAGGGCGCGGCGGAGTCCGGCGTACGCCTCCAGTTTGGTGCGCAGGCCCGCGAAGTTGAACGGCTTCACCAGATACTGGAGCGCGCCATGGCGCATCGCCGCCTGCACGGTGGCCACATCACGGGCCGCCGTCACCATGATCACATCGGTCTGACGGCCGAGGCGGCGCAGTTCGCGGACGACGGCGAGGCCGTTTCCGTCGGGCAGATAGTGGTCCATCAGTACCAGATCCACCGGGGAGTCGGTGATCCGGGCGACGGCCTCGGCCGCGGAGTGGGCGGTGGCGGCGACCCGGAAACCGGGCACCTTGGCGACATAGGCCGCATTGATGCCCGCGACCCGGACGTCGTCGTCCACGACGAGGACGTCGATCGTCACCTCGGGGCCGCCCGCGGCGATCTCCGTCGCGAGTGTGCCGGTCATCGCAGCCCCCCGGCGACGGCGGGCGCGTTCTCCTCGGATTCGGCCAGCTCGGACAGTGCCTCGGGCAGGACGACGATGAACTCGGCACCGCCTTCCGGCGCCTCCCGTACCTCGATATGGCCGCCCTGACGCTCCGCGAGCCGGCGCACCATCGCCAGGCCCAGACCACGTTTGCCGTGGGCGGGCAGCTCCTTGGTGGACCAGCCCTCGGCGAAGATCTGCTCCCGGTGCTCGGGCGGAACGCCCGGCCCGCTGTCGGTGATCCGGAGGACGGCCGTGCTGCCCTCGGCGTAGAGCTCGACTTCGATCCACGCGTCCTCGGATCCGGCGGCCGCGTCCATCGCGTTGTCGACGAGGTTGCCGACCACGGTGACCAGCTCGCGCGGCTCCACCACCCGGTCGGGCAGCAGCGTCTCCGGCGCGATGCTCAGGGACACTCCCCGCTCCGCGGCCACCGTCGCCTTGCCGACCAGCAGTGACGCCACCAGCGGATCGTGCACCTTCTCGGTGACCTGCTCCGCGGTGGCCCGGTGCACCCCGACCACCTCGTTCACGAACTCCACCGCCTCGTCGTGCATCTCCAGCTCCAGCAGCCCCAGCAGGGTGTGCATCCGGTTGGCGTGCTCATGGTCCTGGGCGCGCATGGCGTCGATGAGGCCATGGGTCGAGTCCAGCTCGCGGCCGAGCCGCTCCAGCTCGGTGCGGTCGCGCAGGGTGGCGACCGCGCCACCGTCGTCGGTCGGCATCCGGTTGGCGATCAGCACCCGGTGGCCACGGACGGTCACCAAATCGACACCGGTGGCCCGGCCGGTCAGTACATCGGCGGTCCGGCCCTCGCCCAGCACCTGCTCCAGGGGGAGGCCCTTGCCGTCCGACGCCAGGCCGAGGAGCCGCTGCGCCTCGTCGTTCATCAGCCGCACCCGGCCGGAGGCGTCCAGCGCCACCACCCCTTCACGGATGCCGTGCAGCATCGCCTCCCGTTCGGCGAGAAGGGCCGAGATATCGGAGAAGGCCAGGTCGTGGGTCTGCTTCTGGAGCCTGCGGGAGATCAGATAGGCGGCTATGGCGCCCGCGGCGAGCGCTCCGCCCGCATAGGCCACCAGACCGGGGATCGCCGAGAACAGCCGGTCCCGGACACTGTCGTACTCGATGCCGACCGAAACCGCGCCGATGATGTCGCCGTGGGCGTCGCGCAGCGGGACCTTGCCCCGGGCCGAGCGGCCCAGGGTGCCGCTGTCGATCTCCATCACCTCGTCGCCGGCCAAGGCACGGCTGGGGTCGGTGGAGACGACCCGGCCGATCTCCTCGGTGGAGGTGTGCGACCAGCGGACCCCGCTCAGCCCCATGATCACGATGTACTCGGCATCGGTCGCCCGGCGGATCCGCTCGGCTTCGGCCTGGACCGGGCCGCCGGGGGTCGGACGGCTGCCGAGGAGCTTCTCCGCGATCTCCGGGGAGGCGGTGGTCTGGGCGATCGCCAGCGCGCGGCGCATGGCCTGGTCGTCGAGCTGGGCACTGAGCGGTGCCAGGAAGAGTCCGGTGGCCAGCACGGTGACGCCGGTGGCGATCAGCAACTGCATGAGCAGGACCTGCGAAAACACCCGCTGGGGCCAGCCGAGGCGGCGCCGGCGAGGGGGGGTGTACCGGTCGTTGCTCATGGAAAGAAACGGTACGGGGCGCGGGGGCTTTCGGGAAACGTCCGCCGATGGGAGCCCCGCCACACCGCCCGGCGGCGGGCCTATTCTGGGTCCGGGCGGTGGGCCATCGTACGATTCCGGCCCCCGGGAACGGCACGGATCCGGCACCGCGGCCCCCGTACCCCGGCCCGCACCCCCAGACCCAGACCCCGACCCCGCATCTGCCCCGGGCAGATGGGAGAGCCCAGGTGACCGACGCGTGAGCCCGACCGAACCGAGCCGTCCGGAAGGCCCGGCCGCCGGGCAGATCCCCGTCCTGGTGCTCGCCGGATTCCTCGGCTCCGGGAAGACGACCCTCCTGAACCATCTGCTGCGCAGCTCCCGCGGCACCCGGATCGGGGCGATCGTCAATGACTTCGGGTCCATCGAGATCGACGCCATGACGGTCGCCGGGCAACTCGGTGACTCCACGGTCTCGCTCGGTAACGGCTGCCTCTGCTGTGCCGTCGACGCGAGCGAGCTGGATGTCTTCCTCGAACGGCTCACCCGGCCCGCCGCCCGGCTCGATGTGATCGTGATCGAGGCCAGCGGCCTCGCCGAGCCGCAGGAACT is part of the Streptomyces qinzhouensis genome and harbors:
- a CDS encoding ATP-binding cassette domain-containing protein, whose translation is MLQAIGLTSAPRRELPPAVDDLSFDAAPGLVTVLLGAAGAGKTTALRLMLELEPGQGVTYYRGSRLADLAHPAREVGALLGDVPGHPARTARGQLRMLCAAAGVPMARAGELLEAMELEDVADEHLGTLPLAMDRRLGLASALLGDPATLLLDEPAKGLSPRDQAWLYGALRGHAERGGAVLCTVADPKEAARVADRVVTLDAGRLVADQDGAEFARTRLRPRVSVRTPHTARLADVVHREARAARRSVEVVTERGGLLSVYGSTCAEVGETAFRHGVLVHRLADETGDNPPAPAEARPEPGSTTAPPEPTRVFRLRRGATEGLPGTLPVPRPVTSPARPLRYELHRLLGVRTAWWIAAAAVLVSVALGLLLARSRDTPVQVAVAAWPGFLPLPPAAVAAGLVGALSFGDEFRYPALAAARGTVPRRLGLLLAKLAVTAAYALLLALLVAVAGFQTLGLVYGFHATELPGNWPALVAGWGGLAVGCAWAGLLAAGTFRSTAAGAAAVLAVPVLVTPLVQKALVASSVRSVAGLPGRLRELTWVRLPHQADVWLVAGARLLTRPVGVALALSLAGLVCAYAALGLRRRARW
- a CDS encoding FadR/GntR family transcriptional regulator; the encoded protein is MSTLAQTMMTARPADSGLAGPGELDRYSYPEPHAAERVAPPSWDGPDTELGRAGRRAAGSRGRGLHGQLVQQLGQMIVSGDLGADRPLVPEEIGQRFEVSRTVVRESLRVLEAKGLVSARPNVGTRVRPVSDWNLLDPDIIEWRAFGPQRDDQRRELCELRWTIEPLAARLAAGHGREDVQQRLGDMVEIMGHALAQGDGITFSRADAEFHTLLIQLAGNRMLEHLSGIVSSALQVSGGPVTGCDRPNEVSLTHHARIVDALAAGDAVAAESAMRQLLTVHPEVERVVPAPREH
- a CDS encoding RNA polymerase sigma factor yields the protein MSASTSRTLPPEIAESESVMALIERGKADGQIAGDDVRRAFEADQIPPTQWKNVLRSLNQILEEEGVTLMVSAAESPKRSRKSVAAKSPAKRTATRTVAAKTVTTKTVAATAASAETVDAQSGDESATAPAKKAAAKKTTAKKTVAKKTAAKKTVAKKTAAKKDTDEPVDGEELLDDVQPGGKDDEETEGESKGFVLSDEDEDDAPAQQVAVAGATADPVKDYLKQIGKVPLLNAEQEVELAKRIEAGLFAEDKLANSDKLAPKLKRELEIIAEDGRRAKNHLLEANLRLVVSLAKRYTGRGMLFLDLIQEGNLGLIRAVEKFDYTKGYKFSTYATWWIRQAITRAMADQARTIRIPVHMVEVINKLARVQRQMLQDLGREPTPEELAKELDMTPEKVIEVQKYGREPISLHTPLGEDGDSEFGDLIEDSEAVVPADAVSFTLLQEQLHSVLDTLSEREAGVVSMRFGLTDGQPKTLDEIGKVYGVTRERIRQIESKTMSKLRHPSRSQVLRDYLD
- a CDS encoding S1 family peptidase, which gives rise to MRPLFVRALTGTLALAATGGVAPLADPVPAAADSVVVGGFPVRVSDTPWVVALASRDRFGGTRAGQFCGGVVIAPTKVMTAAHCLSRTVLGGEVSQVRDLRVIAGRTELTASDGREIAVSGSWVSPAYNPRTNSSDLALLTLADALPESQVIPVAPEGDQAYVPGTAATVFGWGDTEGNGSYATALRAAEVTILADRNCQTAYPGGLSGRYDASTMLCAGDPRGGHDACQGDSGGPLVAHGKLIGLVSWGSGCGKADSPGVYTRVSAVRLP
- a CDS encoding DUF7455 domain-containing protein, whose amino-acid sequence is MTTVLTPASPLTAADRCDRCGAQAYLRVVLTSGGELLFCAHHGRKFEPELKKIAAEIQDETDRLTAVPAGAGQEDH